One genomic window of Maribacter aquivivus includes the following:
- a CDS encoding D-TA family PLP-dependent enzyme: MANENWYSIHHHEKVISPSLLVYPDRVQHNIDLMISMIGDLNRLRPHVKTYKNANIIKMQMAKGIQKFKCATIAEAELLGDCNAVDVLLAMQPVGANAQRFIELIKKYPNTKFSTLLDNSKTLNIISELASTDNTKISLWVDINNGMNRTGIIPDQDALELYTQLHENPNLIAEGLHVYDGHLRNSDPTIREQECNTAFEAVIELKKSIENHKIPSPKIVAGGSPTFPFHCKRTDVDASPGTTLLWDSGYGNLFPEMDFLPAAVLFTRIISKPTTGILCFDLGHKSVAPEMPFPRIEFLDLKHSKQISQSEEHLVVEYDDLTIPEVGDAHYAIPRHICPTVAKYDTLTIVKDNTVIDYWPVTARTQKSTI, from the coding sequence ATGGCAAACGAAAATTGGTATTCAATACATCATCATGAGAAAGTAATTTCACCATCTTTATTGGTTTATCCTGATAGGGTTCAGCATAATATCGATTTGATGATTTCTATGATTGGCGATTTAAATAGGCTACGTCCGCATGTAAAAACATATAAAAATGCCAACATCATAAAGATGCAGATGGCAAAGGGAATACAAAAATTCAAATGCGCTACTATTGCTGAAGCTGAACTACTTGGTGACTGCAATGCCGTTGACGTATTATTAGCGATGCAACCCGTTGGTGCTAATGCACAGCGTTTTATAGAGTTGATAAAAAAATACCCCAATACTAAGTTTTCAACCCTTCTAGATAATTCTAAAACCCTAAATATAATCAGTGAATTAGCCTCAACTGATAACACTAAAATTTCACTTTGGGTAGATATTAATAATGGTATGAACAGAACGGGCATTATACCCGATCAAGATGCTCTAGAATTGTATACTCAATTACATGAGAATCCAAATTTAATTGCCGAAGGTTTACATGTATATGACGGTCATCTCCGTAATTCAGATCCTACAATACGAGAGCAAGAATGTAATACCGCTTTCGAAGCGGTAATTGAATTGAAGAAAAGTATTGAAAACCATAAAATTCCTAGTCCAAAAATAGTGGCCGGTGGCTCCCCTACTTTTCCGTTTCATTGTAAACGTACAGATGTTGATGCCAGCCCCGGAACAACACTTCTTTGGGATTCCGGTTATGGAAACTTATTTCCAGAAATGGACTTTTTACCAGCTGCAGTGCTATTTACAAGAATTATAAGCAAACCAACAACAGGTATTCTATGTTTTGACCTAGGTCATAAATCGGTTGCACCTGAAATGCCTTTTCCGCGAATTGAATTTTTAGACTTAAAACATAGTAAACAAATTAGCCAGTCAGAAGAACATTTAGTGGTAGAGTATGATGATTTAACCATACCAGAGGTTGGTGATGCTCATTACGCCATACCTAGACATATTTGCCCAACTGTGGCAAAATACGACACCCTAACTATTGTAAAAGATAATACTGTTATCGATTACTGGCCAGTAACTGCCAGAACTCAAAAATCTACCATTTAA
- a CDS encoding dipeptidase — translation MFIFDAHLDLSMNAMDWNRDLTWSIEEIRKSEQGLTDKPGRGNNTVSLEAMRKGNVGLCMATQIARYVHKDNSLPGWKSPQQAWAHTQGQLAWYKSMEDAGEMIQITNKTQLDAHLALWKTDEEKKPIGYLLSLEGADSIVDISYLQKAYDSGLRAIGPAHYGPGTYAHGTNSVGGIGTKGRELLKEIQRLGIILDVTHLCDLSFWETMVNYDGPLWASHNNCRALVNHPRQFTDEQLKEIIDRKGVIGVVLDAWMMIPTWERGVSTPQSANVSLQQILDNIDHICQLAGNANHVGIGSDLDGGFGKEQGPADVDTIADLQKIIGLLEDRGYAQLDIEKIMNGNFINFLRRNLK, via the coding sequence ATGTTTATATTCGACGCCCATTTAGACCTTTCAATGAATGCAATGGACTGGAATCGCGACCTTACTTGGTCTATTGAAGAAATTAGAAAAAGTGAACAAGGTTTAACCGATAAGCCTGGTCGTGGTAACAATACCGTTTCTTTAGAAGCGATGAGAAAAGGAAATGTTGGACTCTGTATGGCGACACAAATTGCTCGTTATGTGCATAAAGACAATTCCCTACCGGGATGGAAATCTCCGCAACAGGCATGGGCACATACACAAGGACAACTTGCATGGTACAAAAGCATGGAAGATGCTGGTGAAATGATTCAAATCACAAACAAAACCCAACTTGATGCCCATTTAGCCCTTTGGAAAACGGACGAAGAAAAAAAGCCTATTGGCTATTTACTTAGTCTTGAAGGTGCAGATTCTATCGTTGATATCTCATACCTTCAGAAAGCATATGATTCAGGTTTAAGAGCTATTGGTCCGGCGCATTATGGTCCGGGTACTTATGCTCACGGAACAAATTCAGTAGGCGGAATCGGAACTAAAGGAAGAGAGCTACTAAAAGAAATTCAACGACTGGGAATTATTCTTGATGTAACTCATTTATGCGACCTTAGTTTTTGGGAAACGATGGTTAATTATGACGGACCACTTTGGGCGAGCCATAATAATTGCAGAGCATTAGTAAATCATCCCAGACAATTTACCGACGAGCAGTTGAAAGAAATCATAGATAGAAAAGGGGTTATCGGTGTTGTTCTTGATGCTTGGATGATGATACCAACTTGGGAAAGAGGTGTTTCTACTCCGCAATCTGCAAACGTAAGTCTACAGCAGATACTAGATAATATTGACCATATTTGCCAATTAGCAGGTAACGCCAATCATGTTGGTATTGGTTCTGATCTAGATGGCGGTTTTGGTAAAGAACAAGGTCCCGCAGATGTCGATACTATTGCTGATTTACAGAAAATAATAGGGTTGTTAGAAGATAGAGGTTATGCGCAACTAGATATTGAGAAAATTATGAATGGAAATTTCATTAACTTTCTAAGACGAAATTTAAAATAG